One stretch of Harmonia axyridis chromosome 1, icHarAxyr1.1, whole genome shotgun sequence DNA includes these proteins:
- the LOC123680722 gene encoding U7 snRNA-associated Sm-like protein LSm10 has product MHSGQDKFNIFNSLTGIVAGLEGEYTTIDLRNEAIVTGKIESVDGQMNINMEDVTFYDARGIKQSFEKFYVKARTIRHVHIPKNFSPEELFSRQEKKIFKKKEVKGKRTFKEIRAKRNNAETIKEAFKKD; this is encoded by the exons ATGCATTCAGGCCaagataaattcaatatttttaattcattgACTGGTATTGTTGCTGGTTTAGAAGGTGAATATACAACAATCGATTTAAGAAACGAAGCCATAGTTACTGGAAAAATCGAAAGTGTTGATGGACAGATGAATATAAATATGGAGGACGTTACTTTTTATGATGCAAGAG GTATTAAACAATCCTTTGAAAAATTCTATGTCAAAGCTCGAACTATCCGCCATGTAcatattccaaaaaatttttctccTGAGGAATTGTTTTCAAGACAagagaagaaaatattcaagaagaaggAAGTAAAAGGAAAACGTACATTCAAAGAAATTCGTGCTAAAAGGAATAATGCAGAAACTATAAAAGAAGCTTtcaaaaaagattga
- the LOC123680713 gene encoding NF-kappa-B inhibitor-interacting Ras-like protein codes for MGRTSKVVVCGMKGVGKTAILHQVIYGNVTTKTEFYPTIEDIYVANIECDKGTREKVRFYDTAGIEQSHTSTANGTTNQQLPRHYLAWADGYILVYDTEKSESLDILVALKKDIDRNKDKKEVIITVIANKTKEVENNGFESTISKATAWCNREKLRHFTVSAFERKSLYEPFVYITNKLNPSPNKSTFTPLSMTRKVLKDSVG; via the exons ATGGGTAGAACCTCGAAGGTCGTTGTTTGTGGTATGAAAGGTGTAGGTAAAACAGCTATTCTGCATCAAGTTATTTATGGAAATGTAACAACAAAAACA GAATTCTATCCCACTATTGAGGATATTTATGTGGCTAATATTGAGTGTGATAAAGGTACACGAGAGAAAGTTAGATTTTACGATACGGCAGGTATAGAACAATCTCATACAAGCACAGCTAATGGTACTACAAATCAACAATTGCCAAGACATTACCTAGCCTGGGCAGATGGATATATTCTTGTTTATGATACTGAAAAATCGGAATCTCTTGATATACTAGTtgcattgaaaaaagatatagaTCGAAATAAAGATAAGAAAGAG gtCATTATTACTGTCATAGCTAATAAAACTAAAGAAGTAGAGAACAATGGATTTGAATCTACTATAAGTAAGGCAACTGCTTGGTGTAATCGAGAGAAATTGAGGCATTTTACTGTGAGTGCATTTGAAAGAAAGTCTCTCTATGAACCCTTCGTTTATATAACCAATAAATTAAACCCATCTCCAAATAAAAGTACTTTTACTCCATTGTCAATGACAAGAAAAGTCTTGAAGGATTCTGTAGGGTAA
- the LOC123679751 gene encoding RRP15-like protein produces MKRVIVEESDDSRSEDENVLSGNEDEVNSGEEENFASDEGETSDDQGSDAENGSKNSAWADSVSKILKSKPKPNKPLVLSKAKKLTDVKAKPKESEFEVVQEDGEIKKELVEDKPVEEKKETKVKRKRTKEIPGLRVKPDILEKDRERILTKVATRGVVQLFNAVRNQQKDINKKLYEAGPLEVRKEKVMKSIDKNTFLDTLMGQKSEQVDEVLAKEEHIPKKIKLDKEDNSGKVWDVLKDNYMMDAKMKDWDKELDSDLELETA; encoded by the exons ATGAAGCGAGTTATCGTAGAAGAAAGTGACG ATTCAAGAAGTGAGGACGAGAATGTCTTATCCGGCAACGAGGACGAAGTTAATTCTGGAGAAGAAGAGAACTTTGCCAGTGATGAAGGTGAAACAAGTGATGACCAAGGCTCTGATGCTGAGAATGGTTCAAAGAATTCAGCATGGGCAGATTCAGTATCCAAGATTTTAAAAAGTAAACCTAAACCCAATAAACCTCTAGTGCTCTCTAAAGCAAAAAAATTGACTGATGTGAAAGCTAAACCTAAAGAATCAGAATTTGAAGTAGTACAGGAAGATGGGGAAATTAAAAAAGAACTGGTTGAAGATAAACCAGTCGAAGAAAAGAAAGAAACCAAGGTTAAGAGAAAAAGG acaaaagAAATTCCCGGTTTAAGAGTGAAACCTGATATTTTGGAAAAAGATCGAGAGAGGATTCTTACTAAAGTAGCTACAAGGGGTGTTGTTCAGTTGTTTAATGCTGTTAGGAATCAACAGAaagatatcaataaaaaattatatgaggCTGGTCCTTTAGAAGTGAGAAAAGAAAAAGTAATGAAAAGTATTGATAAGAATACTTTCTTAGATACTTTAATGGGTCAGAAATCTGAACAAGTTGATGAAGTTCTGGCAAAAGAAGAACATATtccaaagaaaattaaattagatAAAGAGGATAATAGCGGAAAAGTTTGGGATGTTCTGAAAGATAACTATATGATGGATGCTAAAATGAAGGATTGGGATAAAGAATTGGATAGTGACTTGGAATTAGAGACTGCATAA